CAGCTTCCAGGTATGTTTCCTTTGGTGAATGCATGTGTTGACTCACCACACTCACTGCGAATGCAATGTCAGGTTTGTTACGTGATAGATAAATTAGTTTGCCAACTAATCTCTgatatctttctttttcaataggTCTTCCAAAGTCTCCTATTCTTTTTCCTACTTTGATGGGCATGTCACTTGGTTTACAACCAAGCATGCCAGTCTCGGTTAGGAGATCAAGAACATACTTGCGCTTAGAGACACTAATTCCCTTCTTTGATCTGGTTACTTCCATTCCCAAGAAGTACCTCATTTGTCCCAGGTATTTTACTTAAAACTCAATGGATAAGACTTTCTTCAACCTCTCCATCTCCACTAGATTATCTTTAGTTAGAATTATATCATCGACATACacaatcaaaattttcttctttccatCTTTGGACTCCTGGAAAAACATAGTATGGTCAGATTGTCCCTGTCGATATTCTTGACCCTTTATCACCTTTGCAAATCTATTGAACCATACTCTTGGAGATTGTTTGAGTCCATACAAGGATTTCTTGAGTTTACATACTCTGTTTTCTTCACCCTTCTTACAAAAACCTGGTGGTACTGTCATGAAAATTTCTTCTAATTCACCATTTAGAAATGCATTCTTAATATCAAGCTGTTGAAGTGGCCAATCCAAGTTGGTTGCCAAAGACAAGAGTATCTGAATTGTATTTAACTTTGTCACAGGTGCAAACGTCTTGGTGTAGTCAATGCCATAGGATTGTGTAAAGCCCTTTGCAACAAGACGTGCTTTGTACCGTTCTACTGTCCCATCAGCTCTATATTTCACAGTGAAGATCCATTTGCAACCCACTGGTTTCTTCCCTCTCGGCAAATTCATCACATtccaagtttcatttttttccaaggCCTGCATTTCTTCCATAACTGCCTCTCTCCATATTGGAAACTCCAAGGCTTCCTAAATATTCTTTGGAATCTTTATACTATCAAGGTTATAAGTAAAGGCATGACACCATGTAGACAAAGTATTATAAGacatgaattttaaaatagGATAGAGAGTACATGACTGAGTTTGTTTCCTGAGAGCAATAGGTAAATCAATATCAGTAGGCTCAGATTTATTAGAGGATAACTCGTGAAAATTTTGAGCTATTAGCTGGTCGGGATTGGAAAGAGACTCATGGTTGCTTGGATCTATCATCAGTTCCAACTTTCTTGGTGCCTTAGGTGTGAGATTCTCCTTGTACCTTAATTTTGGCTTCCTTGAATGAACAAGTATCTCCttgtcattttgtttttctacatCTCTCCCTGAGTTTAAGTTTTCTTCTATAACTGGCAGTTTAGAAATGGTTGGGATAGATTCAGCAATAGGGATAGATTCAGCAATAGAGAGATCGAAGTCCAAAAAATTCCAAGGCCGAGCTTCACTCAAATTCTCCTATTGAAGAGAAGGCTTTTGGAAGTAAGGAGTGGTCTCAAAGAAAGTCACATCAAggctaacaaatattttttttgtggctGGATCATAGCATTTGTAGCCTTTTTGGGCAGAAAAATAGCcaataaaaacacacttaaGAGTTTTAGGGTCCAGTTTATTCCAATGGTGATCAAGAACATGGACACAGGCCGTACAACTAAACACTTTGAGAGATAGACTTGAGCTGAGACGAGAGGTAGGAAAAGATTCCTGGAATTTTTTTAGAGGTGTTGCAAAAGAAAGGACACGGCTAGGCATTCTATTAATGAGATATGTAGCTGTTAAGATGGCATCTCCCTAGAATATTTTTGGCATGTTTCTAGTGAATATCAACGCTCGAGCAACTTCAAGAATATGTCTATTTTTTCGTTTTGcaaccccattttgttgggggtGTCAACACATGAACTTTTGTGAATTATCCCATACTATTGAAGATAATTTTCCATactattgaaatattttgtgcTATTATCAGTTCgaagaatttgaatttttgtttggaactGTGTTTGAATCATGGAATGGAAATTGATAAACACATAACGAACTTCAGTTTTGTCTTTCAACAAGTAAACCCAACAAATACGGttatgatcattaataaaagtaaCAAACCATCTTGTGTAGGAATAATTAAGAGTACGGGAAGGTCCCCATAAATCATTGTGAATCATAGTGAACGGTTTGGATGGTTTGttggattttgagaaagaagTATGCTGATGTTTAGAAAGTTCGCAAATTTCACATTGAAAATCAAGAGACATTTTATTCGAACAACTGGAAGGAAATAAAAGTGTCAAATACTGAAAATTGGGATGACCCATTCTAGAATGCCATAACAAAAGTTCACTATGCTTAGGAATAGATGTagaatcacaaatagcaatttGAAGTTGCTCGCTCACATTAGCCTTCTCAAAGTAGTAGAGCCCCTCACATTCCTTAGCACTACCAATCGTCTTCTCCGATGATAGGTCCTGAAAAACATAATGAGAATGAAGAAATTTAGCCAAGCCTGCAACATATGAGAGCAAGCCATCTgcaattttaactttaagattTCCAGCACAAGGGGAGTATGAGgagaaaagatgataaaaattagtCATATGATCAGAAGCACTGGAATCAATAATCCAAGGAGTTTTATGCCAAGAGATGGTACTTAaggcttttaaaaaattacctttCAGTGCTAAAAAACCAGAAGGGACACTTGTGGAGGACTGACCCGATGCATGAAGGGTAGAAATCATTTTATAGAGTTGTTCCAACTGTTCAGCGTTAAATGCACTACTTGGAGTgggatttttgttctttttccctTGAGGTTGCTTGGCTTGATGATCAATAGCAGCTTGGTTGCCACAGTTTCGGTTATTCTGCCTTGGTTTCCAATCAGATTGTTTCCCGTGTATATCCCAACATGTGTCTTTTTTGTGTCCTGGTTTTCGGCAATGCTCACACCAAGGACgcccctttttttttgttattgtttttgtttttttaggaCAGTGCCTCTatcatttattcataataacctcgcttgtggcggaggaatactaTGGAACAATAAAGGACCAATATAACAAAGGACACAAATAAAGAATTCAAGGACtacattatattaaaatagtctcAAATAAGACACCCCAACTTTATCTAGCTTGAGCAATCCCTTCACTGCCTGAGGTAGTTCCTACCAAGTAGATCAAGTTTTTGAAATTCCTTCAGAACCCATTTTGGCTAAACCATTTGCAACCGCATTACTCTCCCTATAAGAGTGGATAATCTGATACGAGAAGTTGCCTAAGAGTACCTTAACTTCTTCCCAAGAATCCTCAAGGTACCATAAACCACATTGATTCCGTTGCACCCATTGAACTTGATCCAGTTAGAGTGCCCCGAGACACCAAGGTAGCCATTTCAAGTCTAGTATTTCCAATAGAGACAATCTCATTCAGCATTACCTTACGCCTATTTTCTTCTCGCCTCACCTCCGAGAAGACTTCGCGTGTTGAAGGTAGGGGACGTCGGCCAAGAATTCTTCTGCGAACATCATCCAGGTCTTGGTTAAGACctacaagaaatttaaaaactctttCATTTTCGAGTCGCTTCTTGTATCGCACACTATCACCAATGCACTCCCATTCTTCTTCGAAACACAAAAGAGTTCTTGCCAGAGGGTTGTCATCTCCATGTAATAATACGTGCCTCCCTCTCCCCAGAGGGTTGCCAGAGGGTTGTCATCTGCCATAGCCGAGTCTTAATCTCAAATATCTGAGAGGAGTTTTCAACATCAGAATATGTTTAACGGACATCTTCCTAGACATCTTTCACCGATGGCAAGAATAGATAGGTCTTGCCGATGGAGGGCTTCATGGAATTTACAAGCCAAGCAGTCACCATTGAATTTTTTGACTTCCATTTTTTTAGGGAGGAAGCGTCGATTGAGGCTAGATTTTTTGTCTCGCCGGTAAGGTATTCCAGTTTTCCTTTACCGTCGATTACGAGCTTAATCGATTGGGCCCATTCACAAAAATTCTTCCCATTTAGCTTCTCCACCGTGAGTTGAAAGGATGAATTATCAAGTCTAGTTGAACCCATGGTGGAGATAGCTTCTGGTTTACTATCGTGAGTTTCATAAGTCATCGACCCTTTACTGTTGACGATAGTTTCCATCATTGATAGCtaggtttagaaaaaaaaaacactagctctgataccatgaaatcAAAAtggtatttcaatatttttttgtacatgCTAGTGATCTCTATTTAAGATACAAGAGAAATATCAAAGAAGGAAATAATTTCCTAGAATAAGAGCTGGGTTGCTTATTCAAGACAACCCTTTTTAATTCCATAAAGGCTTGGGTTGCTTCTTCAATCCAGAGGAATGAGTTTTTCGACAACATAGTCAATGGGGCTGCTATGAACCCATAATGCCTTATGAGTTTCGTATAATAGCCTTTAAGGCCTAAAACTCCTCTCAGTGCTTTCAAAGAAGTAGGAATAGGCCATTCCAACATTGAGACAATTTTAGATGGGTCTGCTTTCACCCCACTACCAGAGATGACATGGCCCAAATACTTAATTTCGTCAACTCATTTACACTTAGACATTTTAGCATATAAACTATGCCTCTTCAACACCTCCAATACTGACTTGAGATGTCCTTCATGCTCGATCGAGTCTTTGCTATAAACCATAATTTCATCATAGAAGACTAGCACAAATATTCTTTGGAAAGACTTGAATACATCTTTCATTAAGTCTTGGAAAGTATCAGGAGTATTTGTAAGGCCAAAAAGCATTATTAAGAACTCATAATGCCCTGATCTGATGATAACCAAATCTCAAATCCAGCTTAGAAAACACCTTGGCTCTAAACAACTCATGAAGCAACTCATCACCGATAGGTATGGGAGATTCTTCCTTGATGGTTTCTTGATTAAGTGCACAGTAATCCACACATATTGCTCAACTTCCATCAGCCTTTTTTTATCAACAAAACTCGTGAAGAAAAGGGCTTTGGATAGGCCTCACTACCCTAGACTTCAACAAATCTTGaacaatcttttcaatttttgttttcttgtagtgtgggTATCTATATGGTTTGACTGAAACTGGAGTAGCTCCCTCCTTCAAGGGAATATGATGATCAAAAGTCCTCATTGGAGGTAACCTCATTGGCTCCCCAAAAACCTTCTTAAACTCATCAATTACATCAATCACTTTCTTCACATGACTTTCAGGTTGTTATCCTTGTTCCCATGATACCAATTGCAAAAACCAACCATGTCTTCTTGTTAAAGAGGACTCCAAACATTTTTTCCAGTCTGTGTATTCCAATTATCATAATTTAACCCTTGTAGGGTCACCTTGGATTGCCTCACCATAAAACTCATGGACATACTTGTAAAGTCCCAAATAATGGGCCCTAAGGTCTTTAACCACTAAACCCCAAGCACAATATCACAGCCCCCTAAGgtcaaaacaagaaaatgaacTATGAATCTTGAGTCCCAGATCTTAACCACTTCTTCACATCTTCCCTTACTCAAGACCTTGTCTCTAATAGCCACTCTCACTTGCAAACTTTTGTCACTATGGATTTTAAGCTTGGCTACTTGATCTACTAGTAGATCCAGGAAGTTATGACTACGTGAGTCCACTAAAATCTCCACCGGACATGCCCCAAAGTTTCCAAGCAATCTCATGACACTATTGTTAGGACACCCTATGATCGCATGAATAGAAATCTCCAAGCTCTCCTCCTCAGTCCCTGACTTTTCCACCAAAGAATTGAACTCTTGACTGACCTCCTTAGTTTCTGAACCTTCCACTACCACATCCTCAACTTGCAACTAATAGACCTTTAGATTCTTACACACATGTGCTTGATTCCATTTTTCCTCATAGTGCTAACAAGCACTAATGCCTTGCCTTTCTCCTATTTTCTTCCAtctaagaaggaaaaaaaaaaatctttttaattgGAAGGTTTGGCTTCTGTATTCCATTTCCTTCCAACACTGCCTCATAAAACCCCTTCTTAGTGTTTGCCCCCATATTCCTCCATGACCTCCTAGATGTCAGCAAATACTCCTCTTGGATGTTTGCCAACCTAAAAGCTACATTGAGGTTGATAAGATTGAGCATTCATATGGGCAAACCAATCTCATCCTttaaactactaaaaaaatagCTCAATTTATGCCTCTTCGATAGCCTTTTAAGTCTATTAGATAGACCCTCAGTTTGGGCCTTGTAAACAGCCACTAAAGATGTTTGCTTAAGGCGAGTTAGagcctccataggatcatcataaaCTATTGGCCTATATCTAGTTTGTAAGGCCCTCACAAATGAGTCACATCcattaaaaatttcacaatccATGACATCTTGGTACCATACCAATGCCTCTCCTTCCATGTGATATAAGGACATCCGAAGCCTCTAGTTTGAAGGTATTTGATGGAATTTAAAATATTGGGTGGTTTTGAAAGTCCACACAGCAAGTTTACTCCCATCGAAATGGGGAAAACCCAACCTCACTCCTCAAGGTACAAAGACCCTTTCATCATTAATCACCACTCTAGTCTCTAAACAACCCTCTCCAGAAGGAGTTACTTGAAGATTCTTGACTAAGGTTTTGATCATGTCAGTGAGCTTTTCTAACCTATCATTAATGCCATGCATAGCATGTTGATGATCATCTAGTTGCCTTTGGAAAGCTTCTTGTTGTTTTTGGGAACCTTCTTAGTGAACCTTTGGAGATACTCGTGTACCTTCTGCATGAGAGGATCAGTGTCTCTGAGACCACTTGTCACTGGCTTCCTTTAGTCACAAGAAGACACAAGTAGAAATAACATAGGAAAACAATGTAAGAACTTAGAACAAGAATGACAAGAAACCCAAAAACTCAAGTCTTTATTCTTGgaagatattttttaggaatCTCCGACCTCCAAACGAATTTCAATCTTAAGAATTCTGAACAACAACTAGTTTAgagttttatgaattttatacaAGTTCTATGACAAAATACGTAAACACAGTTGTTTTAATCACTTCTAATGCTAATACTTAGCATGTAATTCTTCTTCCCACTACAATCCTTTTGATCTTAAAAAATGCACTGCATCATTTAAGTCCCCAATACACCATTTCGGCCTTCATTAGTTAATATTGTTGATCTTCTAAATGCACCGCATCACTTAAAACTCCCAACGTATAGTTTCACTCTTCATTCCATTTATACAATTGtccaacccatctcatctcagaCCATCATCTACTTCTTAGATTTTCCCCCTTACATATAAATTCTGTTTAACTCAGTTTAAATTTGTGAACAAAACTCGTATAGGTTTGACTTAGCTCGTTTgaagttgttttaaaatttgtaatatatatgttatttatatataaatatatatatatatatatatgtacatgttaTATTTACCACATGTTAGCtgccttttatatatttaattatgtacTATCATACCGTGAGTTAAAAAGTGACCAAAAGTCCAAGGGTGGAGTACACTTGCCAAGATCGAGAGAGAAATTAGTAAAAAAGATATTTTCATCGTCTTCTTCCttgacccattttttttttttttttttccgacaACGCATCTTCAATTGGCCATaacttattcattttaaatccaaataaagtgtatgatatgaaaatgtaaAGCTTATGAACCCAGCTTTCTAACcatattaaatatgttttgataaaaataacacaTGGTTGGTTGAAATTAGGCTCAAAGTGTTAGTGctaacattaattttaaaattaaggtTCCGGACTTCTCTCTTTACATGCAACGAAATTGCACCAAATTGAAGGGACATGCTTTTTTACCttataaagaatattttcatttagaGATTTTGTTCTTAAACATGTCATAGCATAacctctaataaaaaataaaaaactcaaacaaTCATGGATATCATCAATTACATGCTTTTCGACTCATTCCAAAGCATCAAACATGTAATCATATTTATATGGGAAAAAAACATAGACTTTGATACCAATGTTATATAAGGTTAATTCGAGTTATCTCAAGTAATACAGAATTCCCACTAGCCTAAATCTTTACTCGTCTTACCGGTCTGATTGTACCTTTACGTAAATTAGAAGACTACTAGAATCTCTTAAATAATTCCACACGTAAAGATCAAGAGCATAAGATGGTTGCTTTAGGAAAATGTAAAGAGAGATGAGAGGTCTTTGTTTGTACGTTCACTTCTAAAAACTAGCATGCACAACTCTCTTTTCTACAAGTCTCCTTAAAATTACAGGAGTGGTTAAGTAACTTTCTTAAAAGCTATATATTTAACTGCTTGTGTTAGGGAGTTAATTAACTTCTTGAAACTTCTCCACCCATGTGGACGCTACCTCTATCATGGGGGTTACGGCCACCGGTTGTTGTCCAAGTGGTACAGAGATATTGATTTCCTTACCGCCGGCTCTCATGCCTGAGTCTCTGATTTAGTCTAGTCTATGCTGACTATACATAAACCTAGCTTACACAAGAAAGTTTATCTACTAATATGATTTAATGTGGTTTATCATactataaaattctttttattgtaaagtagatctggTGTATTACATTAAGTTACGTCAGTATATAAATTTCATTGTATAATATGTGAGTAGACCTAACACTTATCTTTAAATATTGTAATAGATTATTTAGTGTTGGCAAGATATAGATCCGCATTTCTATATCCTATGATAAAATGCTATgtcaattaaaatacataaaaaaaaaattaattaaatagcaTGTAGGGATATGATCGTAGTACCACGTCATCTTGACTAcctattaatttttcttttatattttatcccACGGTTAAGAGTATCCACCGCAAGACAGCAAATTAAACGGTTACTCAACTAACAAACCAATGCGCTTTCAACGGCCTCTATATGGTGTCCAATTTAGAATTTGTTACCTTTGGATTCGACGACCTAATTCCCATGCACCACTATTAGTGGATACCTAACAACAAGGAAAACAAGGGAGAGGCTttcgtcttcatcttcgtcTTCAATGGAGGAAAGGAAAGGGGATGCTAGAGTATACATCATCTCATTCATGTTCTTTGCCTGCATAGTAACAGGAGGAATTCTCCTCTTTCTCTACATTTTCGTCCCACAAGCAGACTCTGCATCTTGGTATCCAATTGTGGGAATGATACTGGTTGGAATCCCATGGGCATTTTGGCTTTTCACTTATTTATATAGATGCATCAAACCCAGCACTGACACACAACTGAGCAAGCAGAACAGCAGTCATAGATCAACCCAACCCGTAGGCGGTGCAACAAACACAGACAATTCACGGAGCCTAGAGTCCCCGCTTAACTCTCCGTGTGGTG
This window of the Juglans regia cultivar Chandler chromosome 12, Walnut 2.0, whole genome shotgun sequence genome carries:
- the LOC109001519 gene encoding uncharacterized protein LOC109001519; protein product: MEERKGDARVYIISFMFFACIVTGGILLFLYIFVPQADSASWYPIVGMILVGIPWAFWLFTYLYRCIKPSTDTQLSKQNSSHRSTQPVGGATNTDNSRSLESPLNSPCGGGQRRVHFGAVVVLGNEDNSAHDTGRDVPESNRATELQGATDEAEKLPVNGSKESETPSTVSVPY